A window from Methylocystis sp. MJC1 encodes these proteins:
- a CDS encoding HK97 gp10 family phage protein translates to MFKIESNVDNLIPRLDRMDQQIHSNLERVVEDLKGQLVDNVKAKTPVRTGALRASVTGEVRSGSTGVTAEVGANPTGSDSKGSRRSFYAIWVEYGAKIPPHKIVPSVAKVLAFQAGGKTVFAKAVLTKPAILKAQQPIHGAFKEMRKQILSDLRNAVDSAL, encoded by the coding sequence GTGTTCAAGATCGAATCGAACGTCGATAATTTGATCCCGCGCCTCGACAGGATGGATCAACAGATCCATTCGAACCTCGAAAGGGTGGTTGAGGATCTGAAGGGCCAACTGGTCGACAACGTCAAAGCCAAGACTCCTGTCCGGACCGGCGCGCTGCGCGCCAGCGTCACCGGCGAGGTTCGTTCCGGGTCGACCGGCGTCACGGCCGAAGTCGGCGCCAACCCGACCGGTAGCGACTCGAAGGGGTCGCGCCGCTCCTTCTATGCGATCTGGGTCGAATATGGCGCGAAGATCCCGCCGCATAAGATCGTCCCCAGTGTCGCCAAGGTTCTGGCCTTCCAAGCCGGCGGCAAGACCGTCTTTGCGAAAGCTGTGTTGACAAAGCCGGCGATCCTTAAGGCGCAACAGCCGATCCACGGAGCCTTCAAAGAAATGCGCAAGCAAATCCTGTCCGATCTGCGCAACGCGGTCGATAGCGCGCTCTGA